In Ciconia boyciana chromosome 1, ASM3463844v1, whole genome shotgun sequence, the genomic stretch GTCCATCTTCACAAGAGAGGCAGAACTATTATATCGCAGACCTTCAGCTGATCTTCTACTCTAGTACTGATGGAAAGAGAATGCCTCAATTTCCCAGtgcttcttggaaaaaaaaacctgaaacacaTTCCTTGAAGCAGAAATAAGCAAAGATGACACAAAACTCACCTCTGCACTGAATCCATCAAAAATCATGTATGTAAACTGTAAGATACTTGGGCATTTTTACACAACTCTTAGCTGAAAAGTAGGTATATCTTTTGTAATCTTCAGATGGcaagaagattatttttagcCTGTGCTTCCTTACACGTTCACACTTATATCTGTGGCATATAAATCGGTAATCTAAGCCAGGGTGTTTTTATAAACCTTGATCTTTCTTCAGAGTTTGTGATGGGTGAATTACACTCACTGAGATAATTAAATCCTTATACATTCCATAAAAAACAGTCAGCTAGAGTCCACTAGTGCCCTACTGATAGGAAGGCAGTCGTAGATAACTAGCTCATTATTAGACATCAGCATATCTACACAAGAGAATAGTGCCCACCTAAATATCCCTTGATCCAGCAGCCAGTTGTTTAATAGCAGGTGGTTGCCATTCCAGGTGCCTGGAAGTCTACCAGGTACCGGCCGCACAGGAGCACATAACCTGAGCACTGGCAGAGTGAATCTGAGCACATCCAGAGTGCACTGGAGGGACTAATTCGCTGTCCATGCAATTTGGAGTTGCTCTTTGCTTGTGGAGACATACACAGATGCGATCTACCTCTCTGGGGCTTGAGCACGCTCCGGTAAGCAATTTGCTCAAAGCTTTGAGAATCCTGAAGATGCGCCTGGTCTGTGAACACACaggtgggagagaagggaaggagaaaatgaatttatccgcagaagagaggaaggatgaTGAAGACCAGTAGTAGAAGTTTCAAATTAGTAGGCACAGACAAAGCTGTAATTAATTCAGTAGTCTAAAAAGTGAGAATTTTCATTCGATTTAGGCAATGCTGAAAGAGCCATCTGTAAGGTAAGCCACAGCTGGAGCAATATTGATATTGCAAATGAAAGATGAAGGACATCAGAGGTCTTTAAGAGAAGCAAGTACTGTACGTAACAACGGCTCAAGAGCCGTGGGGGCTGCGCAGTCAGAAGGAGAAGGAACAAACCTCTGCTCTGGAGACCAGACTATGGCCAATAAGGAAGCCTGTGCAGGGATGGGAATATCAAGTTAAGTTTCAAATTGCAGAAGAATATATGACACACTGGAAAACTGTCCTCTAAGTTTCTAATACATTCATAAAGCTGGCTGTGGGGAGCCCAGGGCTAGGGGAactggaggggctgcagggtaTGAGGGGGGCACTGGCAGAGCAGTGGAGAGCCTGGGACTGATATAGAACAACTAACTACAGGGCAGAATGGAGATGgtagtttgaaatgtttttccctaAATATTTTCGTATCAGAGGATTACTctcaacagaaaacaacaatcataaacagacaaagaaaggaaaaacatccaAGCCTCAGAAAAGTTGAACTTGCCCCAAAAAGCAATTTATACTAAATGTATtgagtaaaaataaagaatgtgGCAGCTGAATTCACTGTTCTCTGACTACTTCTGAGCTGGTACAATCTCAAACTTCTGCAAACTAGCAATATCCtgtcctaaaaaataaaaagttcataatctaccttccctccccccaaaataaaagcaaaacccaaacctgGTTCGCTTATACAGGCAAACgcaaaatgaagataaaatcagtaaaactaaacctgattttaaaaaaagaagtgtttcttcTGAAGACAGGGGTTTGACTAATCAGAGACTCTCGTCACTTGTCTGTTGCCTATGCGATTGGCTAAAGGTATATAAATTACCCCCCTAAAACCACttatctcctcctccctccccccactcctcccccCTCACTCGCtaacatgtttttaaagaagacCTTGAGGGGAAGGGTAGGGGGAGCTCAGAGCCTTCCTCAGAGTGGAGATGAGGACAGCTTGGCCAGAAATGGAACTCACCCAGCTTTCGCCCGGGACTACAGTCACTTTCAACTATGACTACTACTACGACGACAACTGCCAGTACCAGCACTTGCAACACATGTCTACTTTCCTCCCTATCCTGTACGCTGCTGTGTTCCTGGTGGGCATTGTCGGCAACTCCATCCTGATAGTAGCCTTGGTCTTCAAGCGACGGGTCCAGAGGCTCATTGACGTCTTTATTGTCAACCTTGCTGCATCTGACTTCATCTTCCTCATCACGCTGCCGTTCTGGGTGGACAAGGAGGCGTCGGACGGGAGCTGGAGGGTAGGATCTTTCCTCTGTAAAGCTAGTTCCTATGTCATCTCAGTCAACATGTActgcagcatcctcctcctcacttGTATGAGTGCTGATCGGTACCTTGCTATCATGCATCCCTCTATCGCTAGACGGGTCAGAACAAGATCCTATTCTAATGGACTCTGCATCTGTGTCTGGTTATTATCCTGCTGCTTAGGGATGCCAACCCTTTTCTCCAGAGAACTGAAGAAGCAATATGGAAATACTTACTGCACAGACAAAGCTGTGACAGAAGCCAAACAGATCATGTCACTGATGCTTTTAATCCTGGCCTTCTTCTTCCCACTGTTGAGTATCTTAACGTTTTACTGCTCCATCACCAAGAGACTCTGTGTGCATTATCAGACAGCTGGGAAACATGAtaagaaactgagaaaatccATCAAGATCGTCTTCATTGTAGTGGCAGCCTTCGTTATCTCCTGGGTTCCCTTTAATCTTTTCAAGCTTATGGCCATCCTTTTGGGACTCCTGAAGCAGCCTGACTGTTTTCCCGACATGGTTGCCCAGCTGGGCATGAAGGTGAGCAGCCCTTTTGCTTTTGCCAATAGCTGTGCCAACCCTTTCATTTACTATTGCTTTGACAACTACATCCGCAGAGCCATGCTCCGGTGCCTGTGCCCATGGGTGAAAatcagcagcagtggcagcaacTCTGATACTCTGGACACTCGCCTCAGCCACTCCTTATCCAATTTTGTTACAGGGGAGTATGCCGCTAGGAAGAGGAAGCGCTCTGTGTCCCTATGACTGGGAGCCAGGACTGCGGAGGAAGGAACTTCTCTCTCCAAAGAtagcaggaaaataataaagtgagagaaactgcaaaaaagaaatgagtgACAGAGACAAAGGTGCAAGTGTAATGCAGCCAGCACTTCAGGTGGGAGGAACGCTGCTTCCCTTTAAATACAGACAGATGGAATAGGAAACCTTAGCCACAGAATTACGGTTCACAATGATCGCTGTGGCACTGCACAGTGTAAATCTGAAATCATCATTCCGAGAAATATCCACAAACGCTTAACATTGGAACCCCAGTACAAGTGCTACAAACTACAGAAAAGAATCATGTGATTCAGTCAAAGCCGCTCCGAGGCACACTTTGAACTTATATGTATGTAGGTTTTTATTCCGTgcagagcaagaaaaacaacacaacagaaGCGTTTCTTCTCTTCGGTTCCTAGCTTACCCATAAATATGTGGCAATGTCCTCAAACCAACCTGATCAATTCTAGTTTTTTGGAGGTTTTCTGAATTTAGAAAGCCAGTGTTCTAATGAAATTGTGTGTTACCAGTTCTCGTAACTTGAGtcttgtgcatttttctttaagtctcAGCGTCTTATTATGGCATTAACTCTTAGTTTTAACCACAATAATTAAAGTAAGTTTCTAGCCCCtgtgatttcagaaaaaagataaCTTGAAGGCAGAGAAACCAGAAGACAAGTAAAAGAAATCCTGCATTTAGCCcttttcttacaggaaaaaaacaacaaaaaaccacttgtgctttttaagacttttttgaGGATCTGACACAATTTCTGACTACTTGGGTTGTCAGGTGGTGCGTAATGGTACGACAGCGTGTGCCATTCAAAGTCCAGGTCTGCTTTGTTTAGCAGCAATCGGTTTATGTAAAGACATATGCAGTAGGGCTACTTTCTCCCACTGGAGTCAAAGTTAAATGCAAATgtgcctgaaaaacaaaattagccAGAGTTTCACAAACATTTGAGTGATTCTCTATGAGAAGCATGGAGAATCATGGAGAATGCTGAGAAAACTTGGGTGCAGGGATGCTCACAGAAAAGGAATTCAAAAGGACTAATGTTTTAGTTCATTTTCGGAGTTGAactttgtaaataaaacagctcTATAAAGTTGGGTCATTCCTATCCAGCAATCTTTGGGAAATGGAGAGGTCTTGCATTTAATATGCCGTGGGGAAGATATCACTTGCCCAACTGGTGTCAAGTCTGACAGCAAATGGGGTGGGGAAACAGAAAGCTCAGTATTTTTAACAGCTGAGTACCTCCTAGATTTACAAGCTGAACAAATATGGAGCAAGGAGTTAAGCAGCTCATCGGAAAAGTGGTACTGGACTTTTATAAAGCTGACTACATctattttattaaatctttCATATCCCTTTAAATGCCAGTGATAGAAATGTttgcttaaaacaaagaaaccagggtacagtgttttaaagtgcacagttaaaaaaaagtatt encodes the following:
- the GPR15 gene encoding G-protein coupled receptor 15, which encodes MRTAWPEMELTQLSPGTTVTFNYDYYYDDNCQYQHLQHMSTFLPILYAAVFLVGIVGNSILIVALVFKRRVQRLIDVFIVNLAASDFIFLITLPFWVDKEASDGSWRVGSFLCKASSYVISVNMYCSILLLTCMSADRYLAIMHPSIARRVRTRSYSNGLCICVWLLSCCLGMPTLFSRELKKQYGNTYCTDKAVTEAKQIMSLMLLILAFFFPLLSILTFYCSITKRLCVHYQTAGKHDKKLRKSIKIVFIVVAAFVISWVPFNLFKLMAILLGLLKQPDCFPDMVAQLGMKVSSPFAFANSCANPFIYYCFDNYIRRAMLRCLCPWVKISSSGSNSDTLDTRLSHSLSNFVTGEYAARKRKRSVSL